A genomic window from Exiguobacterium acetylicum DSM 20416 includes:
- the pepF gene encoding oligoendopeptidase F has translation MAEVLTRQDVDVTETWNLESIYATNEAWEEEFESVKAMLPLLVEYKGRLGQSAETLYEGLQLRDEVSRRLYKLYTYAHMRYDENTADSFYQAMNDRARTLASQIGATLAFMTPELLAVPESTIETYLNENPDLAMYRHAFDELNQEREHVLTEAEEAILAKAGEVLGQSGTTFGMLNNADLTFPKIKGEDGEETELTHGRFITFLESSDRSVREAAFKAMYGTYAKYTNTLASTLAGSVKKDNFYADVRKFPSARAAALHGNAIPESVYDGLVEAVHEHLPLLHRYVALRKRVLGLDELHVYDMYTPLVSEVEMKVSYEEAKQLMVEGLAPLGAEYKHILEEGLSERWVDVRETRGKRSGAYSSGAYDTQPFILMNWQDNINNLFTLAHEFGHSVHSYYTRKSQPYPYGDYSIFVAEVASTTNEALLNDYLLKKVTDRKEKLYLLNNQLETFRGTLFRQTMFAEFEHAIHDAARLGQSLTPEFLTSTYYALNQKYFGEEIVLDEEIGLEWARIPHFYYNYYVYQYATGISAAAALTDQILEEGQPAVERYINNFLKAGSSDYPIEVLKAAGVDMTTKAPVEAALRQFERVLDEFESLLAE, from the coding sequence ATGGCAGAAGTATTAACACGTCAAGATGTTGACGTTACAGAAACATGGAATCTAGAGTCGATTTACGCAACGAACGAAGCGTGGGAAGAAGAATTCGAATCGGTGAAAGCGATGCTTCCATTACTCGTCGAGTATAAGGGTCGTCTTGGACAGAGTGCAGAAACGCTCTATGAAGGGTTACAGTTACGAGACGAAGTCTCAAGACGCCTTTATAAGCTTTATACATACGCGCACATGCGTTATGACGAAAATACAGCAGACAGCTTCTATCAAGCCATGAACGACCGTGCTCGGACGCTCGCGTCGCAAATCGGAGCAACACTTGCTTTCATGACACCAGAACTATTAGCTGTACCTGAGTCAACGATTGAGACGTATCTTAATGAGAATCCAGATCTTGCGATGTATCGTCACGCATTTGATGAATTGAATCAAGAGCGTGAACACGTCCTGACGGAAGCAGAAGAAGCGATTCTTGCGAAGGCAGGAGAAGTACTCGGTCAATCCGGTACGACGTTCGGTATGTTGAACAATGCAGATCTGACATTCCCGAAAATTAAAGGGGAAGACGGAGAAGAGACAGAGTTGACACATGGTCGCTTCATCACATTCCTTGAATCATCTGATCGTTCGGTCCGTGAAGCAGCATTTAAAGCGATGTACGGAACATATGCGAAATACACCAATACACTCGCCTCGACACTTGCTGGGTCAGTTAAGAAAGACAACTTCTATGCGGATGTCCGGAAGTTCCCATCGGCACGCGCAGCAGCTTTACACGGTAATGCGATTCCTGAGTCCGTCTATGATGGATTAGTTGAAGCGGTACATGAGCATTTACCACTGCTCCATCGTTACGTCGCCCTGCGTAAGCGGGTGCTCGGACTCGATGAACTACACGTGTATGATATGTACACACCACTCGTTTCTGAGGTGGAGATGAAAGTCTCTTACGAGGAAGCGAAACAATTGATGGTTGAAGGACTCGCCCCGCTCGGAGCGGAGTACAAGCACATCCTCGAAGAAGGATTGTCTGAACGTTGGGTTGATGTCCGGGAGACGCGTGGTAAACGGAGTGGAGCTTACTCTTCTGGTGCTTATGATACACAGCCGTTCATTTTGATGAACTGGCAAGACAACATCAACAACCTCTTTACACTCGCACATGAATTCGGACATTCTGTCCATAGTTATTACACGCGGAAATCTCAACCATATCCATATGGTGACTATTCAATCTTCGTCGCAGAAGTCGCCTCAACGACGAATGAAGCATTATTGAACGACTATCTATTGAAAAAAGTGACGGATCGTAAAGAAAAACTCTATCTATTGAACAATCAACTCGAAACATTCCGCGGAACATTGTTCCGACAAACGATGTTCGCCGAGTTCGAACATGCAATCCATGATGCGGCTCGTCTTGGACAATCGCTGACACCGGAATTCCTAACGTCAACGTATTATGCGTTGAATCAAAAATACTTCGGAGAAGAAATTGTATTAGATGAAGAAATTGGTCTAGAATGGGCTCGGATTCCACACTTCTACTACAATTATTATGTCTATCAGTATGCAACAGGTATTTCTGCTGCTGCTGCCTTGACGGATCAGATTCTAGAAGAAGGACAACCTGCTGTAGAGCGATACATCAACAATTTCTTAAAAGCGGGATCAAGTGATTATCCAATCGAAGTGTTAAAAGCTGCGGGTGTTGATATGACAACAAAAGCACCAGTGGAAGCAGCACTTCGTCAATTTGAACGTGTCCTAGATGAATTTGAATCTTTGTTAGCAGAGTGA
- the cls gene encoding cardiolipin synthase produces the protein MLRRVQLLMTLILTIGLIAFLSYYWSVYMVGWLSIVIILVVMSVFVIILLENRNPERTLVWALVMMALPVVGVFVYFTFGQNYRRKRMFRLKAMLDEESYIKYRTQFKAGVHQSVFQEGHYGKVVTLIDSISRLPISYNTHTRILTNGQEKFPILLEEIRQAQHHIHLEYYIVRDDQLALQLQEALIEKAKQGIEVRFLYDAVGCFSTDKHYFKKMQAAGIEVRAFFPVVLPFISSKSNYRNHRKIVVIDGTVAFTGGINIGDEYIGRDQHFGFWRDTHLLVRGEAVSELQLIFLQDWYYMTGERLFTPFYMEPLEYVEEATGGVQIIASGPDEPHEAMKSLYFGLITEARESVYIASPYLIPDEDLMTALKTAAMAGIDVRILLPSFPDHKIVFYASRSYFDDLLQAGVKIYEYNKGFMHSKVIVVDDAIATIGTANMDLRSFHLNFEVNAFLYGTNSVHELTRDFYEDFSHSTQVDADLFHRRPLRRRLIESISRLFSPLL, from the coding sequence ATGCTACGACGTGTACAACTTCTCATGACCCTCATCTTGACCATCGGCTTGATTGCCTTTTTATCCTACTATTGGAGTGTCTATATGGTAGGTTGGCTGTCCATCGTCATCATCTTGGTCGTCATGAGCGTGTTCGTCATCATTTTACTTGAAAATCGGAACCCAGAACGAACGCTCGTCTGGGCACTCGTCATGATGGCATTGCCTGTCGTTGGCGTATTCGTGTATTTCACATTTGGTCAGAATTACCGTCGAAAACGAATGTTTCGACTGAAGGCAATGCTTGATGAAGAGTCTTACATTAAATATCGTACCCAGTTTAAGGCAGGGGTACACCAATCAGTGTTCCAAGAAGGACATTATGGAAAAGTTGTGACACTTATCGATTCAATCAGTCGCCTTCCGATTTCGTATAATACACATACAAGGATCTTGACGAATGGTCAGGAAAAGTTTCCGATTCTTTTAGAAGAGATTCGTCAAGCACAGCATCATATTCATTTGGAGTACTATATCGTACGCGATGATCAACTTGCGCTTCAGTTACAGGAAGCGTTGATTGAAAAGGCCAAGCAAGGAATCGAGGTCCGCTTTCTTTATGATGCTGTCGGATGTTTTTCGACGGATAAACATTATTTCAAGAAGATGCAGGCGGCTGGTATTGAGGTTCGTGCGTTTTTCCCCGTCGTCTTACCGTTTATTTCGAGTAAATCTAACTACCGGAATCATCGGAAAATCGTCGTCATCGATGGAACGGTTGCTTTTACAGGCGGAATCAACATTGGCGACGAGTATATCGGTCGTGATCAACATTTTGGTTTCTGGCGTGATACTCACCTTCTTGTAAGAGGAGAGGCTGTCTCTGAACTCCAATTGATTTTTTTGCAAGACTGGTATTACATGACCGGTGAACGGCTGTTTACCCCGTTTTATATGGAGCCACTTGAGTACGTTGAAGAAGCAACAGGAGGCGTTCAAATCATTGCAAGCGGACCTGATGAGCCACATGAGGCAATGAAATCACTTTACTTCGGGCTCATCACGGAAGCGCGTGAATCGGTCTATATTGCTTCCCCGTATTTGATACCGGACGAAGATCTCATGACAGCGCTGAAGACAGCTGCTATGGCAGGGATTGATGTCCGTATTCTACTACCGAGTTTCCCAGATCATAAAATCGTGTTTTATGCGAGCCGTTCATACTTTGATGATTTGCTACAAGCTGGTGTGAAAATCTACGAGTACAACAAAGGGTTCATGCACTCGAAAGTCATCGTCGTCGATGACGCCATCGCAACGATTGGGACAGCGAACATGGATTTACGTAGTTTTCATTTGAATTTCGAAGTGAATGCTTTTTTATACGGAACAAACTCTGTTCATGAACTGACACGTGATTTTTATGAAGATTTTAGCCATTCAACACAAGTTGATGCTGATCTGTTTCATCGGCGTCCATTACGCCGTCGATTGATTGAATCAATTTCACGTTTATTCTCACCGTTACTCTAG
- a CDS encoding competence protein CoiA family protein, producing the protein MFEAINASGKRIMIHRFPIHELKAMSLRCPYCLKPLRVRQGRRPHFAHISACSGESSLHMSWKKRIADSLINAGIQVEFEWMTGERRFDLWIPERELGIEIQRSPMSAEEWMRRAILDAKQEQTVRWIGFHPSQGVTLRLQGWMRQAFLQNDYLDLIVENQIRRFRHPVPFAKHHVYCTVQSLSLSDFLSIESSSFPRKFSIARWQGIVHRYRRRPFYPSLPPRLLKVPLYQAGFHLQNLPSFVFLPITRLLFLPVHPFEFQIVVFLELKGRYTSICLEHAINQLLQQLNLSIERELIDALVREWMERIEEANKLF; encoded by the coding sequence ATGTTTGAAGCCATTAATGCTTCTGGTAAACGCATCATGATTCACAGATTTCCCATCCATGAATTAAAAGCGATGTCCTTACGTTGTCCGTATTGCCTGAAGCCATTGCGCGTCAGGCAAGGACGACGACCACATTTTGCACATATCTCAGCTTGTTCAGGAGAAAGTAGTTTGCATATGTCCTGGAAAAAGCGTATTGCCGATTCTTTAATAAACGCAGGTATCCAAGTCGAATTTGAATGGATGACTGGAGAGAGACGTTTTGACCTGTGGATACCAGAAAGGGAACTTGGAATTGAAATTCAACGTTCTCCAATGTCGGCAGAGGAATGGATGAGACGAGCCATACTTGATGCGAAACAAGAACAAACAGTTCGGTGGATCGGATTTCATCCTTCACAGGGTGTCACATTGCGATTGCAAGGTTGGATGCGACAAGCATTTTTACAAAATGATTATTTGGATCTAATCGTCGAGAATCAAATCCGGAGATTTCGACATCCGGTTCCTTTTGCGAAACATCATGTCTATTGTACGGTTCAATCGCTTTCGTTATCTGATTTTCTCTCGATAGAGTCTTCATCATTTCCTCGGAAATTTTCAATCGCTCGATGGCAAGGAATCGTTCATCGCTATCGTCGACGTCCTTTTTATCCTTCATTACCTCCACGCCTCCTAAAGGTTCCACTGTATCAAGCAGGTTTCCATCTACAAAATCTTCCCTCTTTTGTCTTTCTTCCCATCACACGTTTATTATTTCTACCCGTCCATCCCTTTGAATTTCAAATCGTCGTCTTTTTAGAGCTAAAAGGAAGATATACTTCGATCTGTCTGGAACATGCCATAAATCAACTGCTTCAGCAATTGAATCTATCAATTGAAAGAGAGTTGATTGATGCTCTTGTCAGGGAATGGATGGAGCGGATTGAGGAGGCGAATAAGCTGTTTTAG
- a CDS encoding DsbA family protein produces the protein MEHAQCNGSYCSLDEPSIQQPTKPLEIYHFLDVTQTDGLRLIPVLKKLELEYGHLFRLRTIATIPCAPSRSACDMSPLVILKAIELQGKTFGMRFMRRLRMLHNVEGESAYSRPSLMRLAEALTEYGLDLEEFHRDVSSDTIQQMLEKETELVTEWDVRILPTLAFVGDEEAIKAEGPYEYLVYVSILSELLDHTIEKQPKPPLEQFLRRYETATTAEIAFIYDAPESQIEHELKKLVLQQKCASLSYCDGKVWRHLKDSAHA, from the coding sequence ATGGAACACGCACAATGCAACGGATCTTATTGTTCATTGGACGAACCATCGATTCAACAACCGACGAAACCTCTGGAAATCTATCATTTTCTAGATGTGACACAAACGGATGGTTTACGGTTGATACCCGTCCTCAAGAAGCTAGAGCTAGAATATGGTCATCTGTTCCGTCTTCGGACGATTGCAACGATTCCATGTGCTCCATCACGATCTGCATGCGATATGTCACCACTCGTCATTCTAAAAGCAATTGAGCTTCAAGGAAAAACGTTTGGTATGCGATTCATGCGACGCCTTCGAATGCTTCATAACGTCGAAGGAGAAAGTGCTTATAGTCGCCCATCATTGATGCGGCTAGCAGAAGCATTGACGGAGTATGGTTTGGATTTAGAAGAGTTCCATCGTGATGTGTCGTCGGATACGATTCAGCAAATGCTCGAGAAAGAAACTGAACTAGTCACCGAGTGGGATGTTCGGATTCTTCCGACACTTGCTTTCGTCGGAGACGAAGAAGCGATTAAAGCAGAAGGACCTTATGAGTATTTGGTGTATGTCTCGATCTTAAGTGAATTGCTAGATCATACGATCGAAAAACAACCGAAGCCACCACTCGAACAATTCTTGAGACGGTATGAAACAGCAACAACGGCTGAAATCGCCTTTATTTATGACGCTCCTGAATCCCAGATTGAACATGAATTAAAAAAACTAGTCTTGCAACAAAAATGTGCTTCTCTATCGTACTGTGATGGAAAAGTATGGCGTCATTTAAAAGATTCGGCACATGCATGA